In Heliangelus exortis chromosome 18, bHelExo1.hap1, whole genome shotgun sequence, a single genomic region encodes these proteins:
- the LOC139804439 gene encoding uncharacterized protein, which produces MGRGSFSSFFSLLPLFFFSFSLGSVSSLLRYRYDCGELGMQLLAHPPPGHTIRFKVLDEFGSRFDVANCSICLHWLHPGRDGAVVFSSGYEGCHVLVKEDRYVLRVQLEELLLSGVPVASYDLNMTCPQPGDHGDNGDTPVEPQDGRGNGGQQSQADVLVPLSQPGLLHHVSQAAHTPRGPQLTPQTHSEKLHPQRVLGHPGLQPQPGLLLPGLQIPNQPGLGHHGAQTQPGLYSGLQTPNHPSRVSSGAQTPPGGYSGVQTPNHPSRVSSGAQTQPGGYLGVQTPNHPSRVSSGAQTQPGFHHLGVQTQNHPSRVNSGAQTQPGVYSGLQTPNHPNLVNPGAQTQSGLHHLGVQTQTQLGLVHPGAQTHPGLYSGLQTPNQPGLGHHGAQTQSGLHHLGVQTQNHPSRVNSGAQTQLGLYSGLQTPNHPNLVNLGAQTQPGLQHLGVQTPNQPSLGHPGAQTHSGLLSRVQTQTQPGRVQPGLHQLGVQTPNQPSLLHPGAQSPSGLLLAGAQPHNPLGSAPQNLQLHSQPGFHHSVLQTQTTLGHPNPSQGSTHPRLQSRPGLIRPGLQAQLQPGWIPRPQTQPGLLRPALQPQPNLLQPTALFYPSGGAGTPLTREQCQVATGRMACVAPEGREGCLQAGCCYDERDRVAPCYYGNTATVQCLLEGHIVLVVPRGVTPQPYNLDSVRLAGTQPGCHPLRVTDTFLMFRFPVTQCGTTVQVVEDQVIYENQLISTIDVQGSPRGSITRDSVYILQARCIYNSSEALALRMEVALPPTAPPLAMLGPLGLQLRIATDETFSSYHPEGDFPLVRVLRDPIYVEVRLLHKTDPNLVLVLHHCWAAPSPAPEAQPQWPILVDGCPYLGDNYRTQLVPVGPASPQLPFPTHYQRFVISTFTFVDPPTTAVLEGEVYISCSASVCHLAQPEPCRPSCQLGVPSRARRSPGHGGTSPGHLVTSQGQIVFPKVP; this is translated from the exons ATGGGACGGGggagtttttcctcttttttctccctcctccccctttttttcttctccttctccttgggGTCGGTGTCCTCGCTCCTGCGGTACCGCTACGACTGcggggagctggggatgcagctcctggctcaCCCCCCTCCCGGCCACACCATCCGCTTCAAAGTCTTGG ACGAGTTCGGGTCCCGCTTCGACGTCGCCAACTGCTCCATTTGCCTCCACTGGCTCCACCCGGGCAGGGACGGGGCCGTCGTCTTCTCCAGCGGCTACGAGGGCTGCCACGTCCTGGTGAAG GAGGACCGCTACGTCCTGAGGgtgcagctggaggagctgctgctcagcgGGGTCCCCGTGGCCTCCTACGATCTCAACATGACCTGTCCACAGCCAGGGGACCACGGGGACAACGGGGACACCCCCGTGGAACCCCAGGACGGCCGAGGAAACGGCggccagcagagccaggctgatGTCCTTGTCCCCTTGTCCCAGCCTGGCCTCCTGCACCACGTCTCCCAAGCTGCCCACACCCCCCGGGGACCCCAACTCACACCCCAAACCCACTCCGAGAAGCTGCACCCCCAGAGGGTCCTGGGGCACCCAGGGCTTCAGCCCCAACCTGGGCTGCTtctcccagggctgcagatcccaaaccagcctgggctggggcacCATGGAGCCCAAACCCAGCCAGGGCTTTATTCAGGGCTTCAgaccccaaaccaccccagcaGGGTGAGCTCTGGAGCCCAAACTCCCCCAGGGGGTTATTCAGGGGTTCAgaccccaaaccaccccagcaGGGTGAGCTCTGGAGCCCAAACCCAGCCAGGGGGTTATTTAGGGGTTCAgaccccaaaccaccccagcaGGGTGAGCTCTGGAGCCCAAACCCAGCCAGGATTTCACCACCTTGGGGTTCAGACCCAAAACCATCCCAGCCGGGTGAACTCTGGAGCCCAAACCCAGCCAGGGGTTTATTCAGGGCTTCAgaccccaaaccaccccaatTTGGTGAACCCTGGAGCTCAAACCCAATCAGGACTTCACCACCTTGGGGTTCAGACCCAAACCCAGCTTGGCTTGGTGCACCCTGGAGCCCAAACCCACCCAGGGCTTTACTCAGGGCTTCAGACCCCAAaccaacctgggctggggcacCACGGAGCCCAAACCCAATCAGGACTTCACCACCTTGGGGTTCAGacccaaaaccaccccagccGGGTGAACTCTGGAGCCCAAACCCAACTGGGGCTTTATTCAGGGCTTCAgaccccaaaccaccccaatTTGGTGAACCTTGGAGCCCAAACCCAACCAGGACTCCAGCACCTTGGGGTTCAGACCCCAAACCAGCCCAGCTTGGGGCACCCTGGAGCCCAAACCCACTCAGGGCTCCTCTCAAGGGTTCAGACCCAAACCCAGCCCGGCCGGGTGCAGCCAGGACTCCACCAGCTTGGGGTTCagaccccaaaccaacccagtTTGCTGCACCCCGGTGCTCAGTCCCCATCAGGattgctgctggcaggagctcaGCCCCACAACCCTTTGGGTTCAGCTCCCCAGAACCTTCAGCTCCATTCCCAGCCCGGTTTTCACCACTCGGTTctccaaacccaaaccactttGGGCCATCCCAACCCTTCCCAAGGTTCAACGCATCCAAGGCTCCAATCCCGACCAGGTTTGATCCGGCCTGGTCTCCAGGCTCAGCTCCAGCCAGGATGGATCCCCcgaccccaaacccaacccgGTTTGCTCcgtcctgccctgcagccccaacCCAACCTCCTGCAGCCCACGGCTCTCTTCTACCCCTCGGGGGGAGCAG GGACACCGCTGACACGGGAGCAGTGCCAGGTGGCCACGGGGAGGATGGCGTGCGTGGCCCCCGAGGGACGGGAAGGGTGTCTGCAGGCTGGGTGCTGCTACGATGAGAGGGACAGGGTGGCACCTTGTTACTATGGCAACACAG CCACGGTGCAGTGCCTCCTGGAGGGTCACATCGTGCTGGTGGTGCCCCGGGGGGTCACCCCCCAACCCTACAACCTGGACAGCGTGCGCCTGGCGGGCACCCAGCCGGGCTGTCACCCCCTCAGGGTGACCGACACCTTCCTCATGTTCCGCTTCCCTGTCACCCAGTGTGGCACAACCGTCCAG gtGGTCGAGGACCAGGTGATCTATGAGAACCAACTCATCTCCACCATCGATGTCCAGGGCTCCCCCCGGGGCTCCATCACCCGGGACAGTGTCTACAT cctccaggCTCGCTGCATCTACAACTCCAGCGAGGCCCTGGCGCTGCGGATGGAGGTGGCCCTGccccccactgcccccccccTGGCCATGCTGGGACCACTGGGCCTCCAGTTACGCATCGCCACTG ACGAGACTTTCAGCTCCTACCACCCCGAGGGGGATTTCCCCctggtgagggtgctgagggaccCCATCTACGTGGAGGTTCGGCTGCTCCACAAGACGGATCCAAACCTGGTTCTGGTTCTGCACCACTgctgggcagcccccagccccgctcCTGAGGCCCAACCCCAATGGCCCATCCTGGTGGACGG GTGTCCCTACCTCGGGGACAACTACAGGACCCAACTGGTCCCAGTGGgcccagcatccccccagctgCCCTTCCCCACCCACTACCAACGTTTTGTCATCTCCACCTTCACCTTTGTGGATCCCCCaaccacagcagtgctggagggagAG GTGTACATCTCCTGCAGTGCCTCCGTGTGTCACCTGGCCCAGCCTGAGCCCTGCAGACCCTCCTGCCAGCTGGGGGTACCCTCCA GAGCACGGCGCTCCCCGGGGCACGGAGGGACCTCCCCAGGACATCTTGTCACCTCCCAGGGACAAATTGTCTTCCCCAAGGTCCCCTAA
- the LOC139804438 gene encoding LOW QUALITY PROTEIN: acyl-coenzyme A amino acid N-acyltransferase 1-like (The sequence of the model RefSeq protein was modified relative to this genomic sequence to represent the inferred CDS: deleted 2 bases in 2 codons), with protein MVEVTVTPRSSLSDRGVQVGVRGLSPSQLVTLRSWLRDERGECFQARAFFRATPKGDLDLGVTPALGGSYCGVCPMGLFWFLQPLKPFRRLLRRNVAGGPFLVHLEVFEGLLMAPEPREPPLASCQAERWYLGPGVTRVPVREGRVRGSLFLPPGPGPFPGVIDLFGGAGGLIEFRAGLLASRGFAVLALAFFAFEDLPPALTTLHMEYFEEAAELLLHHPKVRGPGLGVLGVSKGAEVALAMATFLPQVVATVWINGTAFLHGNPLVYRDLFIPPIPYFPERVLFTDLGAIDNSAVFGDPRDPKYGPSAIPVERIRGKVLFVVGEADRSLNSKLFAQLAMARMSPENCHLLSYPGAGHLIEPPGSPLCSISSIRGTPRPILWGGEAQAHAKAQEHSWQEIIRFLGSHLGGTKATPKL; from the exons ATGGTGGAGGTGACGGTGACCCCCAGGTCCTCCCTGTCTGACCGGGGGGTTCAGGTGGGGGTTCGGGGTCtgtccccctcccagctggtgACCCTGAGGTCCTGGCTGAGGGACGAG AGGGGCGAGTGCTTCCAGGCTCGAGCCTTTTTTAGGGCCACCCCAAAAGGGGACCTGGACCTG GGTGTCACCCCGGCCCTGGGGGGCAGCTACTGCGGGGTCTGTCCCATGGGGCTCTTCTGGttcctgcagcccctgaagCCCTTCAGGAGGCTCCTGAGGAGAAACGTGGCCGGGGGGCCTTTCCTGGTCCATCTGGAGGTGTTCGAGGGGCTCCTGATGGCCCCGGAACCCCGGGAGCCCCCCCTGGCCTCCTGCCAGGCCGAGAGGTGGTACCTGGGCCCCGGGGTGACGCGGGTGCCCGTCCGGGAAGGACGGGTCAGGGGGAGCCTCTTCCTGCCACCAG GGCCGGGGCCCTTCCCAGGGGTCATTGACCTGTTTGGGGGTGCCGGGGGCCTCATCGAGTTCCGGGCGGGGCTGCTGGCCTCGCGGGGCTTTGCTGTCCTGGCTTTGGCCTTCTTTGCCTTCGAGGATCTGCCCCCCGCCCTCACCACCCTGCACATGGAGTACTTCGAGGAGGCAGCggagctgctcctgcaccaCCCCAAG gtGCGAGGCCCCGGCTTGGGCGTCCTTGGTGTCTCCAAAGGGGCAGAGGTGGCCCTGGCCATGGCCACCTTCCTCCCTCAGGTGGTGGCCACGGTGTGGATCAACGGCACGGCCTTCCTCCACGGGAACCCCCTGGTCTACAGGGACCTCTtcatcccccccatcccctaCTTCCCCGAGCGGGTCCTCTTCACAGACCTGGGGGCCATAGACAACTCCGCCGTCTTCGGGGACCCCCGGGACCCCAAGTACGGCCCCTCGGCCATCCCGGTGGAGAGGATCCGTGGAAAAGTCCTTTTTGTGGTGGGAGAGGCCGACAGGAGCCTCAACAGCAAACTCTTTGCCCAGCTGGCCATGGCGAGGATGTCACCCGAGAATTGTCACCTCCTGTCCTACCCCGGGGCCGGGCATTTGATTGAACCCCCCGGCTCCCccctctgcagcatctccagcattCGGGGCACCCCCAGACCCATTCTCTGGGGGGGGGAAGCCCAAGCCCACGCCAAAGCCCAGGAACATTCCTGGCAGGAGATCATCCGGTTCCTGGGGTCTCACCTGGGGGGCACCAAGGCCACCCCAAAGCTCTGa